Within the uncultured Bacteroides sp. genome, the region TACGGGGAGTATTACGAGATTGAATATAAAATGGGAGGCCTGCTTCCTAGTTGGGATTGTGAACATGAAAGTAAAATAGGAAATCCGGCGGATCTTGCTCATCATTGGGAAGAGGTAGGCGACTATTATGGAATGCCTATTGACGGTGATGTATGGCTGGAAGATCCCTTATCCTCTTCATACCCACCTTCAATCGCTTTCAAGGCTGCACAGCTGCAAGACGATGCAAAATCACTGCTTTTTTTCCGAAGGATGAAAGAGATGCTTTTCTTAGAGAAAATAAATATTGCAAAATGGAAATGGATTGAAAAAGCAGCGCAGGAAACCGGGCTGGATACAGAGCTACTGAAAAATGATGTTGAGGGCGATGCCCAACGGCTATTCCAGGAAGACCTGGACATTAGCAAGCATATGGGAGTAAGAGGATTTCCGACATTGTTTTTTTCTAATGCAGAAGGAAATCAAATGATACTATACGGAGTAAGACCTTACAAGGATTTTGAACAAGTCTTGCAAAAAGTGTGTCCACAGGCCGTAAAACAGCCCATTACCGAAACTCACGAGGGGCTCTTTAATCACTACACGACCCTGACCACCCGTGAATTTGCGGTAATAACAGATAGAAATGACAATGAGGCACTGGAAATTCTCAACAGCCTGTTCAAACTTAAATATATAGATAAATACTTATCAAAGAAAGGAACTTTATGGATTAAGAAATAAAGCTTCCAATATATAAAGCAGGAGAAACATAGGATCTGCACATTATATGACTAATCTGTAATAATTGCATAAAAATCTAAAAATCAATCAGATACTATAAGTCTGTTTCATAAAACAGTTGTTATCAAGAGCTGTGGTTACATGGTTATATTAGATTCTTAAGATTAAATCTTTGATATGCCTTTAACGATGAAATAACGAGAAAAGTTATTTTAAGATATAAACTCTGAAAAGCTTTTTTGAGGATTATTCCATCAGAATAAAAGATCTATTCTTACCTTTGTACACTCATGTATCCACATAACGACAAAATGACTGGTCAAATTTTTGTAAATAAAATATTTAAAGGGAATAACTTCATGGAAGAGCCGCTAGCCAAAGGAGAATATGCCGAGTGCACTTTCCTGAACTGTCTCTTTGTGAATTCCGATTTAACTAACATCACTTTTGCAGATTGCGTGTTCGATAAGTGTGATCTCAGCATGACAAAGATCACAAACGTTGCATTCCGGGATGTCAGCTTTGTCAACTGTAAACTAGTAGGCCTGAACTTTGAAGAATGCAATAGTTTTCTCATTTCCTTCTCCTTTGAGGAATGTGTACTTAATCTGGCCTCTTTCTATCAACTGAAACTGAAAGGCACCCAGTTCAAGAGTTGCAACCTGCAAGAGGTGGATTTTACAGAAGCAGTCCTCACAAGCGCCATTTTCGATAACTGTGACCTGAGCCGAACAATCTTTTCAAGAACAAATCTTGAGAAAGCGGACTTCCGTACTTCGTACAACTACTCCATCAATCCGGAAACGAACCGAATCAGAAAAGCCAGGTTTTCAAGAATGGGAATTGCCGGACTTCTTGATAATTATGGTATCGAGATTGAATAACATGATTCCATTTCCCTGAAAATAGCTGAACCTTTTCTTTTTTAACCAGGCATTCAAAATTTAAATATTGCTTTGACACTTTAAAAAGGCACAAGATTGTTCAAAAACTATGTTTTTTTTGCTATTTTTGCAACAATATGCATATCCGGCAACTGATTTGCCGTTATACAAATAAGACCTATGAAAGTTATAGATTTAATAAAGAGTAATGACAAGACAGCTTTTTCATTTGAAATATTACCTCCATTAAAAGGGACCGGCATTGAAAAACTGTACAATGCTATAGATACGTTAAAAGAATTTGATCCGAAATACATCAATATCACTACCCATCGCAGCGAGTATGTATATAAAGATCTGGGGAATGGATTGTATCAACGTAATAATGTACGTCGTCGTCCGGGAACCGTAGCTGTAGCTGCAGCCATAAAGAATAAATACAACATAGCAGTTGTTCCCCATATTTTATGCAGCGGGTTTACCCAGGAAGAGAGCGAATATGTGCTGCTCGATCTACAATTCCTTGGCATTACCGACCTATTGGTCCTTCGTGGCGACAAGGCTAAACACGAATCATCTTTCAAACCTGAAGGGAATGGCTATTTTCATGCCATTGAACTGCAAGAGCAAATCAATAATTTCAATAAAGGAATATTTGTTGATGGTGAGCAGATGAAGGTTACATGGCAGCCTTTCTCTTATGGCGTAGCCTGCTATCCGGAAAAACATGAAGAAGCTCCCAATATTGACACAGATATTTACTGGCTGAAAAAAAAGATGGAAGCAGGAGCTGAATATGCTGTAACCCAACTTTTTTACGATAATAAGAAGTTCTTTGAATTTGTGGAAAGAGCAAGGAAAGCTGGCGTCACCATCCCTATTATTCCGGGGATAAAGCCTTTTTCAAAGTTATCTCAGTTGAGTATGGTTCCCAAGACTTTTAAGGTTGATATTCCAGAGGATTTAGCCATACAAGCTATGAAATGCAAAGACGATGCAGCGGCCAAACAATTGGGAATAGAATGGTGTGTAGAACAATGCCGGGAATTAATGGCCCATGGACTGCCAAGCATTCATTTCTATTCAGTCGGTGCGGTAGACAGTATCAAAGAAGTTGCCAAACAAATATATTGATTTATGTTTTTCAGAGAGGTTATAGGACAGGAAGAGGTTAAGAAGAAGTTTCTTCTGGAAGTGAAGGAGAATCGTATTCCTCACGCACAGCTGATTTGTGGCCCGGAAGGGGTAGGCAAACTTCCGCTGGCCATTGCTTATGCCCGATATTTACTCTGCCCTAACCACACGGAAGAAGATGCCTGTGGCGTTTGCCCTTCGTGTGTTAAGATGAACAAACTAGCTCATCCGGATTTGCATTTTGTTTTCCCCATTGTGAAAAAAAAAGGTTCAAGCAAGGATGTGGTTTGTGATGATTATGTCAAGGAATGGCGAAGTTTTGTGCTGAACAACTCCTATTTTAACCTGAACCATTGGCTAAGAGATATGGATGCAGAGAATGCCCAAGCTCTTATTTACGCCAAAGAGAGCGATGAGATTCTACGGAAACTAAGCCTGAAAAGCAGTGAAGGTGGTTATAAGGTCATGATTATCTGGCTACCGGAAAAGATGAATGAAACTTGCGCCAATAAACTGCTGAAATTATTGGAAGAGCCGCCAACCAAGACTGTTTTCTTACTGGTGTCTGAGCAGCCGGACTTGATGCTAACCACTATTCTCAGCCGTACACAGCGAGTAAATGTGCGTCATATCGAGGAGGAAAGCATCACAGAGGTGCTGAAAAAGAACTACGGTTTAGCAGATCAGGATGCCGAGACAACAGCCCATCTGGCCAATGGTAATTTTATCCGTGCCATGGAACAGATTCATCTGAATGAGGAAAAGGAACTTTTCTTCAACCTGTTTGTCAATCTGATGCGCCTCTCCTATCAACGAAAAATCAAGGAGATGAAAGCATGGAGCGAACAGCTGGCAGGAATAGGACGCGAACGGCAAAAGAACTTTCTGGAATATGCCCAACGAATGATCCGCGAGAACTTTATTCT harbors:
- a CDS encoding DsbA family protein, which gives rise to MSEAVNLNTLICYPEAGICEVPEIKTNVSDKKVSQGNKPVHILYYTDPICSACWGIEPQLRKLNLEYGEYYEIEYKMGGLLPSWDCEHESKIGNPADLAHHWEEVGDYYGMPIDGDVWLEDPLSSSYPPSIAFKAAQLQDDAKSLLFFRRMKEMLFLEKINIAKWKWIEKAAQETGLDTELLKNDVEGDAQRLFQEDLDISKHMGVRGFPTLFFSNAEGNQMILYGVRPYKDFEQVLQKVCPQAVKQPITETHEGLFNHYTTLTTREFAVITDRNDNEALEILNSLFKLKYIDKYLSKKGTLWIKK
- a CDS encoding pentapeptide repeat-containing protein; the encoded protein is MEEPLAKGEYAECTFLNCLFVNSDLTNITFADCVFDKCDLSMTKITNVAFRDVSFVNCKLVGLNFEECNSFLISFSFEECVLNLASFYQLKLKGTQFKSCNLQEVDFTEAVLTSAIFDNCDLSRTIFSRTNLEKADFRTSYNYSINPETNRIRKARFSRMGIAGLLDNYGIEIE
- the metF gene encoding methylenetetrahydrofolate reductase [NAD(P)H], with protein sequence MKVIDLIKSNDKTAFSFEILPPLKGTGIEKLYNAIDTLKEFDPKYINITTHRSEYVYKDLGNGLYQRNNVRRRPGTVAVAAAIKNKYNIAVVPHILCSGFTQEESEYVLLDLQFLGITDLLVLRGDKAKHESSFKPEGNGYFHAIELQEQINNFNKGIFVDGEQMKVTWQPFSYGVACYPEKHEEAPNIDTDIYWLKKKMEAGAEYAVTQLFYDNKKFFEFVERARKAGVTIPIIPGIKPFSKLSQLSMVPKTFKVDIPEDLAIQAMKCKDDAAAKQLGIEWCVEQCRELMAHGLPSIHFYSVGAVDSIKEVAKQIY
- the holB gene encoding DNA polymerase III subunit delta': MFFREVIGQEEVKKKFLLEVKENRIPHAQLICGPEGVGKLPLAIAYARYLLCPNHTEEDACGVCPSCVKMNKLAHPDLHFVFPIVKKKGSSKDVVCDDYVKEWRSFVLNNSYFNLNHWLRDMDAENAQALIYAKESDEILRKLSLKSSEGGYKVMIIWLPEKMNETCANKLLKLLEEPPTKTVFLLVSEQPDLMLTTILSRTQRVNVRHIEEESITEVLKKNYGLADQDAETTAHLANGNFIRAMEQIHLNEEKELFFNLFVNLMRLSYQRKIKEMKAWSEQLAGIGRERQKNFLEYAQRMIRENFILNFHRKELTYLNREELNFSVRFAPFVNERNAMGIMDELTLAQQHIEQNVNAKMVFFDFSLKMIVLLKQ